AAATGGGAACTGAATTGAATTCGTTCTAAGTATCTCTAAGTGTTAACTTTTTGTCgctttcttttctcattttcccAAACAACACCGATCTCTTTTAGGTTTTCCTGTCTTTGTTTATATTGCTGCCGTTCTGCAAATTCAGCTCACACGACGTGTAATTGTTTGATGCTGATATTCTGATTCTGCGAAGTTAGTGATATTATGTGTTACTCAACTATTTGTGTATATTCTAAGAACGCGTGTAAGTTTAACAAAATTACATGAAGGTTCCGTTACATAAATGGAAAGTATGATATATGTTTCCATGACACATATTATGTTTGTTATGCAGTCTGAGAAGGAAATGTTGTAACGAGAAAAGATGATTAATGGGTTCAAATAGAGCTGAATGGGTATAATGATCCGTACAACGGGCTTTAACTTTTACCTTATTAAAAAAATGATTCATATAACTAACTCCAACTAGTTCAGGATAGAGGCATAGTAGTTTttgtaaaaagaaagaaaaggaaagaaagaagagatagtaGAGAATGGTATATCTCATTAGCCTTATTCCCTTTATGTGGACAGGGAAGAAGGATGTTATATTCTACTTGTTAAAGCTTTTCGCATGTGATGGCTGGATTggaggaattgaagaaaaagcTTGTGCCTTTGTTTGATGCTGAGAAGGGTTTCTCCCCTGCCTCTACATCGGATCCTTTTGATTCATACTCTGTAAGTTCTTTTTAAAAGATTAATATGCCCACGAACTACATTTTTACGAGTGCTGATATTGGTTTCTGTGAAGCTATCGGATGGTGGAACTGTGAATTTGTTGAGTCAATCATATGGTGTTTACAACATCAATGAGCTGGGACTTCAAAAGTGTACTTCATGGCCTGTTGATGACGCAGATCATGGTGAAAAGACATATAAATGTGCTTCCCATGAGATGAGAGTTTTTGGAGCCATAGGTAGCGGTGCCAGTAGTGTTGTTCAGAGAGCTATCCACATTCCAACTCACAGGATTATTGCTTTGAAGAAGATTAATATTTTTGAGAAGGTTTCTGCATTTTAGTCTTTTCAATCTTAATGTTTAATTCCTTTCATTTTAcctgataaaaaaaaaaagaaatcttaATGTTTAAGTCTGCAAATTTGTCATAAATTTAGAGATAGAGCCTCACAACGGAAGTGATATGGATGTTTATCTTTTGGCTAAGACAGTGATAAATTTCAGTACTGTACTTCCTCTGATTTATGCTCCCTTTACCAACTTAAACATGTCTAGAAGGAAACGTCTTTTATCTGTGAGCAAAAAGATTCTATCTAGGTGTAGCAAACATATCAGCCATAAAGCTATTATTCctgtgccaaaaaaaaaaaagaaaaaaaaaagagaggaaataaCATAAGAAGCCATGAAGGATCAAACGTGCAGTATTACCATGTAATCATATGGTAGAACTTAAAAGAATGTATGTACATGTGGGTAAGTGAATTTTATGGAACCATGTCATTACTTTTAAGAGGATATTAGCCCTAAAAAAGGAGGAATGTCCAATTTTCTGTTCACTGAGATATTTTCTCGTGCATTTTAGGAGAAAAGGCAACAACTGCTTACTGAAATAAGGACATTGTGTGAGGCACCATGCTGCCATGGTCTTGTTGAGTTCTATGGAGCGTTTTATACTCCAGATTCTGGGCAAATAAGCATAGCTCTAGAGTACATGGATGGGGGTTCTCTTGCAGATATCATAAAAGTGAGGAAGAGCATTCCAGAAGCTATCCTTTCTCCAATGGTTCAAAAGCTCTTGAATGTAAGGAATCTTTTTCAACTTCTTTCTTTAGTGGTAGTCTTAGTATTGTCCCTCAGCTTTACTTATAGAACTTCTCTGTTCTTTAAGGGTCTCAGTTATTTGCACGGAGTTCGACATTTAGTTCACAGAGACATAAAGCCGGCAAATCTGCTTGTCAATCTCAAGGGGGAGCCAAAAATAACAGATTTTGGCATTAGTGCTGGCTTAGAAAGCTCTATTGCTATGGTTAGTTAAAGGAGGTTACACCAATATCCACTTCTCTTTCTCCAAGAAATGTATTATGAATATCTTCAGGCATATGTTATTTCAGATTCATTCCTtctaatttttgtattttcagtgTGCTACTTTCGTTGGAACAGTAACTTACATGTCGCCGGAACGAATACGAAATGAGAATTACTCTTACCCAGCTGACATTTGGAGCCTTGGGCTTGCACTGTTTGAGTGTGGTACAGGTGAATTTCCATATACAGCTAATGAAGGACCTGTCAATCTCATGTTGCAGGTCAATCCTCTATGGCTACCTATTTCTTACCAATTTGTTCTTGATTATTTTAAGGATTTGCAACTGAACCCCCTCTCCATCCAAAAAAGACTATAATACGCAAGTCTGAGATTCAAACTCTTATAAAATTTGCATGATTTGCTGTGGAACTTGTTGATTTTGTGCATTGCAGAGTTCTACTATATGTTCTTTCCTTTACATAAGCCTTTAACTTGCTGGTAAGTCATTAGGTTGCAAACCATCTCAGGTAGAAACCGACATCTAGAAACATGAAGTTTCCTCCTATTTCTGTGGTGGAATAGGATATaccatgagagagagagagagagagagagtttacCGTTTTCAGGGCATTAAAGGAGCATATGAGACTGATGCCGCTGGGAAGCTTACTATTTTGGACACGGGTGCTCCAGGTGATGTGGATAATGCTCTTCAGAGGGAGGACACCAATGATGAAAAAAGAGTCAGACTGCAAAAGAAGCAATAGCGACAAGCCGACATTGGTTCAGAAAGTAGGGACTAACATGTAAATTTTGTGGTGATCAGATGAGGAAAGGCGAAGGTAATGCAACTTGAAAAGGGAAGGCAAGAAGGTAGTGAACCCCGTTATAAGGAAAATcttgtgaagaaaaagaagggCAGCAGCACAAGAGAATCGAACTTCAAGAGTTAGAATGTAATATCAACTACAACAA
This DNA window, taken from Nicotiana tabacum cultivar K326 chromosome 4, ASM71507v2, whole genome shotgun sequence, encodes the following:
- the LOC107767392 gene encoding mitogen-activated protein kinase kinase 3, which encodes MAGLEELKKKLVPLFDAEKGFSPASTSDPFDSYSLSDGGTVNLLSQSYGVYNINELGLQKCTSWPVDDADHGEKTYKCASHEMRVFGAIGSGASSVVQRAIHIPTHRIIALKKINIFEKEKRQQLLTEIRTLCEAPCCHGLVEFYGAFYTPDSGQISIALEYMDGGSLADIIKVRKSIPEAILSPMVQKLLNGLSYLHGVRHLVHRDIKPANLLVNLKGEPKITDFGISAGLESSIAMCATFVGTVTYMSPERIRNENYSYPADIWSLGLALFECGTGEFPYTANEGPVNLMLQILDDPSPSLSRHDFSPEFCSFIDACLKKNPDDRLTAEQLLSHPFITKYADSAVDLGAFVRSIFDPTQRMKDLADMLTIHYYLLFDGSDEFWQHTKTLYNECSTFSFGRKEFIGPSNIFSTLSNIRKTLAGEWPPEKLVHVVEKLQCRPHGQDGVAIRVSGSFIVGNQFLICGDGMQVESLPNLKDLSIDTPNKRMGTFHEQFIVEQVNIIGRYFITKQELFITQ